A window of Synchiropus splendidus isolate RoL2022-P1 chromosome 9, RoL_Sspl_1.0, whole genome shotgun sequence contains these coding sequences:
- the slka gene encoding STE20-like serine/threonine-protein kinase isoform X2, whose translation MSFFNFRKIFKLGPDRKKKQYEHVHRDVNPEEFWEIIGELGDGAFGKVFKAQNKQNGTLAAAKVIDTKTEDELEDYMVEIDILASCNHHHIVKLLDAFYFEGKLWILIEFCAGGAVDAIMLELERPLTEPQIRVVCRQTLEALSYLHDSKVIHRDLKAGNILLSLEGDVKLADFGVSAKNTKTLQRRDSFIGTPYWMAPEVVMCETSKDRPYDYKADIWSLGVTLIELAQIEPPNHEMNPMRVLLKIAKSEPPTLMQPSRWSPEFNDFLRKALDKNVDNRWSTAQLLQHPFVTSVTDSKPLRELIAEAKAEVTEEIEDSKEEEDEEEPETPLTAPGYKRAPSDTSVTSSEDDKVPAPASTLESVTEKTEAEPAEDIISDKLSDEGLGTSEIDKNEEQKLNEVSDASNEDLASGLIESPKDLVSPTDTIQENGENAESIPNMSPKPAADEENKEDETQEAVASAEEMSATNVQEPETEETAEEPEKESEKSLSEQEEKDEVVSETTNGADVDTVTDEKESESKEVDSKEVKINGEIEEKPGECLAIKVDTDADQPSGMTDEKSESTPENQAKEEEAVSDQLPTESTNGVCDEAKEDSDEVLPTPDAPVKEDEKCAEESTIREDISAAGSESDTKTEQESPAVTKRDVEKDSDSLSSSATDTNSLDLNLSISSFLSKSREGGSVSVQESKRHKKTLKKTRKFMVDGVEVSVTTSKIVTDNDAKNEEMRFLRRQELRELRLLQKEEQRAQQQLSNKLQQQREQIYRRFEQETTAKKRQYDQEVENLEKKQKQTIERLEQDHTSRLRDEAKRIKGDQDKELSKFQNMLKNRKKEEQEFLQKQQQELDGALKKIIQQHKLEIATIERDCLNHKQQLMRAREAAMWELEERHLQEKHQQLKQQLKDQYFMQRHQLLKRHEKEMEQMQRYNQRLVEEMKNKQTQERVRLPKIQRSDAKTRMAMFKKSLRITATASITPEMERERIKQFAAQEEKRQKNERLHQHQKHENQMRDLQLQCDSNIRELQQLQNEKCHLLIEHETQKLKELDEEHAQEMKEWREKLRPRKKALEEEFTRKLQEQEVFFKMSGESECLNPTAQSRVSKFYPIPNLHNSGV comes from the exons GCACAAAACAAGCAAAACGGGACGCTTGCTGCAGCCAAAGTCATcgacacaaaaacagaagatGAGTTGGAAGACTACATGGTCGAGATAGATATCCTTGCCTCCTGTAACCATCACCACATCGTTAAACTGCTGGATGCCTTttactttgaagggaagctgtGG ATTCTCATTGAGTTCTGTGCGGGTGGCGCAGTGGATGCCATCATGCTTG AACTGGAGAGACCCCTGACTGAGCCCCAGATCCGTGTGGTGTGCAGGCAGACCCTGGAGGCCTTGAGCTACCTGCATGACAGCAAAGTCATCCACAGAGACCTCAAAGCTGGAAACATCCTACTCTCTCTGGAAGGAGATGTGAAGCTAG CTGATTTTGGGGTGTCAGCTAAAAATACCAAGACGTTACAAAGGCGAGATTCATTCATCGGCACTCCGTACTG GATGGCACCAGAGGTTGTGATGTGTGAGACTTCTAAGGACCGCCCGTACGATTACAAGGCCGACATATGGTCCCTCGGGGTCACCCTGATAGAGCTGGCCCAAATTGAGCCACCCAACCATGAGATGAATCCCATGAGGGTGCTGCTGAAAATAGCCAAGTCTGAGCCGCCCACTCTAATGCAGCCATCTCGATG GTCACCTGAGTTCAATGACTTCCTGCGAAAAGCTCTAGATAAGAACGTGGACAATCGATGGAGCACGGCACAACTTCTACAG CATCCGTTTGTCACCAGCGTAACAGACAGCAAGCCTCTCCGAGAGCTCATAGCGGAGGCCAAAGCTGAAGTCACTGAGGAGATCGAGGACAGtaaggaagaggaagacgaagAGGAGCCGGAAACACCTCTT ACTgctcccggatacaagcgggcACCATCGGACACAAGCGTGACCAGTTCAGAGGACGACAAGGTTCCGGCACCCGCCTCCACGCTTGAGTCCGTCACAGAGAAGACAGAAGCCGAGCCTGCCGAGGACATTATCTCTGATAAGCTCTCTGATGAAGGCCTGGGCACGAGTGAAATAGACAAGAACGAGGAGCAGAAACTCAACGAGGTGTCTGACGCCAGTAATGAAGACCTAGCCTCAGGGCTGATCGAGTCTCCCAAAGATTTGGTCTCTCCTACTGACACTATACAAGAAAACGGTGAAAACGCTGAATCCATTCCCAACATGTCCCCAAAACCTGCTGcagatgaagaaaacaaggaagATGAGACACAGGAGGCGGTTGCATCGGCGGAAGAAATGAGTGCGACAAATGTGCAGGAGCCTGAAACTGAAGAAACAGCGGAGGAGCCAGAGAAGGAATCAGAGAAGTCCCTATCAGAACAAGAGGAGAAAGATGAAGTGGTTTCAGAAACTACTAATGGTGCAGATGTAGATACAGTCACTGATGAAAAGGAATCTGAATCGAAGGAAGTTGATAGTAAAGAAGTGAAGATCAATGGAGAGATCGAAGAGAAGCCAGGCGAGTGTTTAGCCATCAAGGTGGACACTGACGCTGACCAGCCAAGTGGGATGACTGACGAAAAGTCAGAGTCGACACCAGAGAATCAGgccaaggaggaggaggctgtttCTGATCAACTTCCAACTGAATCCACAAATGGAGTTTGTGATGAAGCCAAAGAGGATTCGGATGAAGTGCTTCCCACTCCTGATGCCCCTGTGAAGGAAGATGAGAAGTGTGCTGAGGAGAGCACGATCCGAGAGGACATATCTGCAGCGGGCAGTGAATCAGACACCAAGACAGAGCAGGAAAGTCCTGCTGTGACGAAGCGCGATGTTGAGAAAGACTCTGACTCTCTCAGCAGCTCGGCCACTGATACTAACAGCCTCGACCTCAATCTGTCTATATCCAGCTTCCTGTCCAAGAGCAGGGAGGGGGGCTCCGTGTCCGTTCAG GAATCCAAGCGCCACAAGAAGACCCTGAAGAAAACTCGTAAGTTCATGGTGGACGGAGTTGAAGTCAGCGTGACCACGTCGAAGATTGTGACCGACAACGATGCCAAAAATGAGGAAATGCGGTTCCTGAG GCGGCAGGAGCTGAGAGAGCTGCGCCTCCTGCAGAAAGAGGAGCAGCGAGCGCAGCAACAGCTCAGCAacaagctgcagcagcagagagagcagATCTATCGGCGCTTTGAACAGGAAACCACT GCCAAGAAAAGACAGTATGATCAAGAGGTGGAGAACctggagaagaagcagaagcagaccATCGAGCGTCTGGAGCAGGATCACACCAGTCGACTCAGGGATGAAGCCAAACGTATCAAAGGGGACCAAGACAAGGAGCTGTCCAAGTTCCAGAATATGCTGAAGAATCGGAAAAAAGAG GAGCAGGAGTTcctgcagaagcagcagcaggagctggacgGAGCTCTGAAGAAGATCATTCAGCAGCACAAGCTGGAGATCGCCACCATCGAGCGAGACTGTCTGAAccacaagcagcagctgatgcGAG CGAGAGAAGCCGCCATGTGGGAGCtggaagagcgccacctgcaggagaagcaccagcagctgaagcagcagctgaaggaccAGTACTTCATGCAGAGGCACCAGCTGCTGAAGAGACACGAGAAG gaAATGGAGCAGATGCAGCGCTACAACCAGCggctggtggaggagatgaagaacaaACAAACCCAAGAGCGCGTCCGCCTCCCCAAAATCCAGCGCAGCGATGCCAAGACCCGCATGGCCATGTTCAAGAAGAGCCTCCGCATCACCGCCACGGCCAGCATCACGCCGGAGATGGAGCGAGAGCGGATCAAGCAG TTTGCTGctcaggaggagaagaggcagaAGAACGAGAGGCTCCACCAGCACCAGAAGCATGAGAACCAGATGAgagacctgcagctgcagtgtgACTCCAACATccgggagctgcagcagcttcag AACGAGaagtgccacctactgatcgAGCACGAGACCcagaagctgaaggagctggacGAGGAGCACGCGCAGGAGATGAAGGAGTGGAGGGAGAAGCTGCGTCCCAGGAAGAAG GCCCTGGAGGAGGAGTTCACCCggaagctgcaggagcaggaagtcTTCTTCAAGATGAGCGGCGAGTCCGAATGCCTTAACCCGACCGCCCAGAGCCGAGTGTCCAAGTTCTACCCGATCCCAAACCTGCACAACTCAGGTGTCTAG
- the slka gene encoding STE20-like serine/threonine-protein kinase isoform X1, with protein sequence MSFFNFRKIFKLGPDRKKKQYEHVHRDVNPEEFWEIIGELGDGAFGKVFKAQNKQNGTLAAAKVIDTKTEDELEDYMVEIDILASCNHHHIVKLLDAFYFEGKLWILIEFCAGGAVDAIMLELERPLTEPQIRVVCRQTLEALSYLHDSKVIHRDLKAGNILLSLEGDVKLADFGVSAKNTKTLQRRDSFIGTPYWMAPEVVMCETSKDRPYDYKADIWSLGVTLIELAQIEPPNHEMNPMRVLLKIAKSEPPTLMQPSRWSPEFNDFLRKALDKNVDNRWSTAQLLQHPFVTSVTDSKPLRELIAEAKAEVTEEIEDSKEEEDEEEPETPLTAPGYKRAPSDTSVTSSEDDKVPAPASTLESVTEKTEAEPAEDIISDKLSDEGLGTSEIDKNEEQKLNEVSDASNEDLASGLIESPKDLVSPTDTIQENGENAESIPNMSPKPAADEENKEDETQEAVASAEEMSATNVQEPETEETAEEPEKESEKSLSEQEEKDEVVSETTNGADVDTVTDEKESESKEVDSKEVKINGEIEEKPGECLAIKVDTDADQPSGMTDEKSESTPENQAKEEEAVSDQLPTESTNGVCDEAKEDSDEVLPTPDAPVKEDEKCAEESTIREDISAAGSESDTKTEQESPAVTKRDVEKDSDSLSSSATDTNSLDLNLSISSFLSKSREGGSVSVQESKRHKKTLKKTRKFMVDGVEVSVTTSKIVTDNDAKNEEMRFLRRQELRELRLLQKEEQRAQQQLSNKLQQQREQIYRRFEQETTAKKRQYDQEVENLEKKQKQTIERLEQDHTSRLRDEAKRIKGDQDKELSKFQNMLKNRKKEAKQEVEQSPKHMRKELMKRLKEDLSLLKTAEEQEFLQKQQQELDGALKKIIQQHKLEIATIERDCLNHKQQLMRAREAAMWELEERHLQEKHQQLKQQLKDQYFMQRHQLLKRHEKEMEQMQRYNQRLVEEMKNKQTQERVRLPKIQRSDAKTRMAMFKKSLRITATASITPEMERERIKQFAAQEEKRQKNERLHQHQKHENQMRDLQLQCDSNIRELQQLQNEKCHLLIEHETQKLKELDEEHAQEMKEWREKLRPRKKALEEEFTRKLQEQEVFFKMSGESECLNPTAQSRVSKFYPIPNLHNSGV encoded by the exons GCACAAAACAAGCAAAACGGGACGCTTGCTGCAGCCAAAGTCATcgacacaaaaacagaagatGAGTTGGAAGACTACATGGTCGAGATAGATATCCTTGCCTCCTGTAACCATCACCACATCGTTAAACTGCTGGATGCCTTttactttgaagggaagctgtGG ATTCTCATTGAGTTCTGTGCGGGTGGCGCAGTGGATGCCATCATGCTTG AACTGGAGAGACCCCTGACTGAGCCCCAGATCCGTGTGGTGTGCAGGCAGACCCTGGAGGCCTTGAGCTACCTGCATGACAGCAAAGTCATCCACAGAGACCTCAAAGCTGGAAACATCCTACTCTCTCTGGAAGGAGATGTGAAGCTAG CTGATTTTGGGGTGTCAGCTAAAAATACCAAGACGTTACAAAGGCGAGATTCATTCATCGGCACTCCGTACTG GATGGCACCAGAGGTTGTGATGTGTGAGACTTCTAAGGACCGCCCGTACGATTACAAGGCCGACATATGGTCCCTCGGGGTCACCCTGATAGAGCTGGCCCAAATTGAGCCACCCAACCATGAGATGAATCCCATGAGGGTGCTGCTGAAAATAGCCAAGTCTGAGCCGCCCACTCTAATGCAGCCATCTCGATG GTCACCTGAGTTCAATGACTTCCTGCGAAAAGCTCTAGATAAGAACGTGGACAATCGATGGAGCACGGCACAACTTCTACAG CATCCGTTTGTCACCAGCGTAACAGACAGCAAGCCTCTCCGAGAGCTCATAGCGGAGGCCAAAGCTGAAGTCACTGAGGAGATCGAGGACAGtaaggaagaggaagacgaagAGGAGCCGGAAACACCTCTT ACTgctcccggatacaagcgggcACCATCGGACACAAGCGTGACCAGTTCAGAGGACGACAAGGTTCCGGCACCCGCCTCCACGCTTGAGTCCGTCACAGAGAAGACAGAAGCCGAGCCTGCCGAGGACATTATCTCTGATAAGCTCTCTGATGAAGGCCTGGGCACGAGTGAAATAGACAAGAACGAGGAGCAGAAACTCAACGAGGTGTCTGACGCCAGTAATGAAGACCTAGCCTCAGGGCTGATCGAGTCTCCCAAAGATTTGGTCTCTCCTACTGACACTATACAAGAAAACGGTGAAAACGCTGAATCCATTCCCAACATGTCCCCAAAACCTGCTGcagatgaagaaaacaaggaagATGAGACACAGGAGGCGGTTGCATCGGCGGAAGAAATGAGTGCGACAAATGTGCAGGAGCCTGAAACTGAAGAAACAGCGGAGGAGCCAGAGAAGGAATCAGAGAAGTCCCTATCAGAACAAGAGGAGAAAGATGAAGTGGTTTCAGAAACTACTAATGGTGCAGATGTAGATACAGTCACTGATGAAAAGGAATCTGAATCGAAGGAAGTTGATAGTAAAGAAGTGAAGATCAATGGAGAGATCGAAGAGAAGCCAGGCGAGTGTTTAGCCATCAAGGTGGACACTGACGCTGACCAGCCAAGTGGGATGACTGACGAAAAGTCAGAGTCGACACCAGAGAATCAGgccaaggaggaggaggctgtttCTGATCAACTTCCAACTGAATCCACAAATGGAGTTTGTGATGAAGCCAAAGAGGATTCGGATGAAGTGCTTCCCACTCCTGATGCCCCTGTGAAGGAAGATGAGAAGTGTGCTGAGGAGAGCACGATCCGAGAGGACATATCTGCAGCGGGCAGTGAATCAGACACCAAGACAGAGCAGGAAAGTCCTGCTGTGACGAAGCGCGATGTTGAGAAAGACTCTGACTCTCTCAGCAGCTCGGCCACTGATACTAACAGCCTCGACCTCAATCTGTCTATATCCAGCTTCCTGTCCAAGAGCAGGGAGGGGGGCTCCGTGTCCGTTCAG GAATCCAAGCGCCACAAGAAGACCCTGAAGAAAACTCGTAAGTTCATGGTGGACGGAGTTGAAGTCAGCGTGACCACGTCGAAGATTGTGACCGACAACGATGCCAAAAATGAGGAAATGCGGTTCCTGAG GCGGCAGGAGCTGAGAGAGCTGCGCCTCCTGCAGAAAGAGGAGCAGCGAGCGCAGCAACAGCTCAGCAacaagctgcagcagcagagagagcagATCTATCGGCGCTTTGAACAGGAAACCACT GCCAAGAAAAGACAGTATGATCAAGAGGTGGAGAACctggagaagaagcagaagcagaccATCGAGCGTCTGGAGCAGGATCACACCAGTCGACTCAGGGATGAAGCCAAACGTATCAAAGGGGACCAAGACAAGGAGCTGTCCAAGTTCCAGAATATGCTGAAGAATCGGAAAAAAGAG GCCAAACAGGAGGTCGAGCAGTCCCCCAAACACATGAGAAAAGAGCTCATGAAGCGTTTAAAGGAAGACCTGTCGCTCCTTAAAACCGCTGAG GAGCAGGAGTTcctgcagaagcagcagcaggagctggacgGAGCTCTGAAGAAGATCATTCAGCAGCACAAGCTGGAGATCGCCACCATCGAGCGAGACTGTCTGAAccacaagcagcagctgatgcGAG CGAGAGAAGCCGCCATGTGGGAGCtggaagagcgccacctgcaggagaagcaccagcagctgaagcagcagctgaaggaccAGTACTTCATGCAGAGGCACCAGCTGCTGAAGAGACACGAGAAG gaAATGGAGCAGATGCAGCGCTACAACCAGCggctggtggaggagatgaagaacaaACAAACCCAAGAGCGCGTCCGCCTCCCCAAAATCCAGCGCAGCGATGCCAAGACCCGCATGGCCATGTTCAAGAAGAGCCTCCGCATCACCGCCACGGCCAGCATCACGCCGGAGATGGAGCGAGAGCGGATCAAGCAG TTTGCTGctcaggaggagaagaggcagaAGAACGAGAGGCTCCACCAGCACCAGAAGCATGAGAACCAGATGAgagacctgcagctgcagtgtgACTCCAACATccgggagctgcagcagcttcag AACGAGaagtgccacctactgatcgAGCACGAGACCcagaagctgaaggagctggacGAGGAGCACGCGCAGGAGATGAAGGAGTGGAGGGAGAAGCTGCGTCCCAGGAAGAAG GCCCTGGAGGAGGAGTTCACCCggaagctgcaggagcaggaagtcTTCTTCAAGATGAGCGGCGAGTCCGAATGCCTTAACCCGACCGCCCAGAGCCGAGTGTCCAAGTTCTACCCGATCCCAAACCTGCACAACTCAGGTGTCTAG